One window of Lytechinus variegatus isolate NC3 chromosome 2, Lvar_3.0, whole genome shotgun sequence genomic DNA carries:
- the LOC121407555 gene encoding transcription and mRNA export factor ENY2-like: MQPTSIMADYGDRKIKDAQMRASINQKLVETGEKERLKELLRNKLIESGWRDELKAHCKEVVRRKGLEHVTVDDLVAEITPKGRELVPDEVKRELLHRIRAFLAQQSNI; the protein is encoded by the exons ATGCAACCAACATCAATCATGGCAGA CTATGGAGATAGGAAGATCAAAGATGCACAGATGAGAGCAAGTATTAATCAGAAACTGGTAGAGACAGGAGAGAAGGAGAG ACTGAAGGAGCTCCTGAGGAATAAGCTGATAGAGTCTGGCTGGAGGGATGAACTAAAAGCTCACTGCAAAG AGGTTGTGAGGAGAAAAGGACTTGAGCATGTGACTGTAGATGATTTAGTAGCTGAAATAACACCCAAAGGAAGAg AACTTGTACCCGATGAGGTGAAGCGAGAGTTGCTTCATCGGATTCGAGCCTTTCTGGCCCAGCAATCAAACATCTGA